One window from the genome of Saccharomyces mikatae IFO 1815 strain IFO1815 genome assembly, chromosome: 4 encodes:
- the POL3 gene encoding DNA-directed DNA polymerase delta POL3 (similar to Saccharomyces cerevisiae POL3 (YDL102W); ancestral locus Anc_2.351) translates to MSEKRPLPVVDVKIDDEDTPQLEKKIRRQSIDHGVGSEPVSTIEIIPSDSFRKYNSQGFKAKDTDLIGTQLESTFEHELSQMEHDMAEQEEHDLSSFERKKLPSDFDPNIYDISFQQIDAEQSVLNSMKDENTSTVVRFFGVTSEGHSVLCNVTGFKNYLFVPAPNSSDANDQEQLNKFIHYLNETFDHAIDSIEVVSKQSIWGYSGDTKLPFWKIYVTYPHMVNKLRTAFERGHLSFNSWFSNGTTTYDNIAFTLRLMVDCGIVGMSWITLPKGKYSMIEPNNKVSSCQLEVSINYRNLVAHPAEGDWSHTAPLRIMSFDIECAGRIGVFPEPEYDPVIQIANVVSIAGAKKPFIRNVFTLNTCSPITGSMIFSHATEEEMLSNWRNFIIKTDPDVIIGYNTSNFDIPYLLNRAKALKVNDFPYFGRLKNVKQEIKESVFSSKAYGTRETKNVNIDGRLQLDLLQFIQREYKLRSYTLNAVSAHFLGEQKEDVHYSIISDLQNGDSETRRRLAVYCLKDAYLPLRLMEKLMALVNYTEMARVTGVPFSYLLARGQQIKVVSQLFRKCLEIDTVIPNMQSQASDDQYEGATVIEPIRGYYDVPIATLDFNSLYPSIMMAHNLCYTTLCNKGTVERLNFKIEEDYVITPNGDYFVTAKRRRGILPIILDELISARKRAKKDLRDEKDPFKRDVLNGRQLALKISANSVYGFTGATVGKLPCLAISSSVTAYGRTMILKTKNAVQEKYSIKNGYKHDAVVVYGDTDSVMVKFGTTDLKEAMDLGTEAAKYVSTLFKHPINLEFEKAYFPYLLINKKRYAGLFWTKPDKFDKLDQKGLASVRRDSCSLVSIVMNKVLKKILIERNVDGALAFVRETINDILHNKVDISKLIISKTLAPNYTNPQPHAVLAERMKRREGVGPNVGDRVDYVIIGGNDKLYNRAEDPLFVLENNIQVDSRYYLANQLQNPIISIVAPIIGDKQANGMFVVKSIKINTGSQKGGLMSFIKKVEACKSCKGPLKKGEGPLCSNCLARSGELYIKALYDVRDLEEKYSRLWTQCQRCAGNLHSEVLCSNKNCDIFYMRVKVKKELQEKVDQLSKW, encoded by the coding sequence ATGAGTGAAAAAAGACCTCTTCCCGTGGTAGATGTGAAGATCGATGACGAGGATACTCCCCagttggaaaagaagattagGCGGCAATCAATAGATCATGGTGTTGGGAGTGAACCTGTTTCAACAATAGAGATTATTCCAAGCGATTCTTTTCGAAAATATAATAGTCAAGGCTTCAAAGCAAAGGATACAGATTTAATTGGTACGCAACTAGAGTCCACATTTGAACATGAACTGTCTCAAATGGAACATGATATGGCTGAACAAGAGGAGCATGATCTTTCATCGTTCGAACGTAAGAAGCTTCCGAGTGATTTCGATCCAAATATATACGACATTTCTTTCCAACAGATTGATGCTGAACAAAGCGTACTAAATAGCAtgaaagatgaaaatacaTCGACAGTGGTAAGGTTTTTTGGTGTTACTAGCGAAGGACATTCTGTGCTTTGTAATGTTACAGGTTTTAAGAACTACCTTTTTGTACCAGCGCCTAATTCATCCGATGCTAATGATCAGGAGCAGCTTAATAAGTTCATCCACTACCTAAACGAAACATTTGATCATGCCATTGATTCGATCGAAGTTGTATCCAAACAGTCTATCTGGGGTTATTCCGGTGATACCAAGTTAccattttggaaaatttacGTCACTTATCCGCATATGGTTAACAAACTGCGTACCGCATTTGAAAGAGGTCACCTTTCATTCAATTCGTGGTTTTCTAATGGTACGACTACCTATGATAATATCGCCTTTACATTAAGGTTGATGGTAGATTGTGGAATTGTCGGTATGTCCTGGATAACATTaccaaaaggaaaatattcCATGATCGAACCGAATAACAAAGTTTCCTCTTGTCAATTGGAAGTCTCGATTAATTATCGTAACCTGGTAGCGCACCCTGCTGAGGGTGATTGGTCTCATACAGCTCCTTTGCGTATCATGTCCTTTGATATTGAGTGTGCTGGAAGAATTGGTGTTTTTCCGGAACCTGAGTATGATCCCGTCATTCAAATTGCCAATGTTGTAAGTATTGCTGGCGCTAAGAAACCATTCATTCGTAATGTTTTTACTTTAAATACATGTTCACCCATAACAGGTTCGATGATTTTTTCCCATGCCACAGAAGAGGAGATGTTAAGCAATTGGCGTAATTTTATCATAAAGACAGATCCTGATGTTATTATCGGTTATAAtacttcaaattttgatatacCCTACCTTTTAAATCGTGCAAAGGCGCTGAAGGTGAATGATTTTCCATATTTTGGAAGATTGAAAAACgtgaaacaagaaatcaaagaatctGTTTTCTCTTCGAAAGCTTATGGTACTAGAGAAACCAAGAACGTCAATATCGATGGCCGTTTGCAGCTGGATCTTTTACAATTTATTCAACGTGAGTACAAATTAAGATCTTACACATTAAACGCAGTCTCTGCGCACTTTCTGGGTGAACAGAAGGAGGATGTTCACTACAGTATCATTTCTGACCTACAAAATGGTGATAgtgaaacaagaagaaggttGGCTGTTTACTGTCTGAAAGATGCCTATTTACCTTTAAGACTTATGGAAAAGTTAATGGCTTTGGTTAATTATACTGAAATGGCTCGTGTTACCGGTGTGCCCTTTTCGTACTTATTGGCTCGTGGTCAACAAATCAAAGTTGTTTCTCAATTATTTCGGAAATGCTTGGAAATTGATACAGTTATTCCAAATATGCAATCTCAGGCCTCTGATGATCAATACGAAGGTGCCACTGTCATTGAGCCTATTCGTGGGTATTATGATGTGCCGATTGCCACTTTagatttcaattctttatATCCAAGTATTATGATGGCGCACAACCTGTGTTATACCACTCTGTGCAATAAAGGAACCGTGGAAAGGTTaaacttcaaaattgaagaagattaCGTGATTACACCTAATGGCGATTATTTTGTTACTGCAAAAAGGAGGCGTGGTATCTTGCCAATCATCCTGGATGAACTGATCAGTGCCAGAAAACGTGCTAAAAAAGATTTGagagatgaaaaagatcCATTTAAAAGAGATGTTTTAAATGGTAGACAATTGGCTTTGAAGATTTCAGCTAACTCAGTCTACGGTTTTACTGGGGCGACGGTAGGAAAATTACCATGTTTAGccatttcttcatctgttACTGCATATGGTCGTACTATGATCTTGAAAACTAAAAATGCGGTTCAAGAAAAGTACTCCATCAAGAATGGTTATAAGCACGACGCTGTTGTGGTTTATGGTGATACTGATTCTGTTATGGTGAAATTTGGCACGACAGATCTAAAGGAAGCTATGGACCTTGGTACAGAGGCAGCTAAATATGTTTCAACTCTTTTTAAGCATCCAATTAACctagaatttgaaaaagcatACTTCCCGTACTTATtaatcaataaaaaacgTTACGCAGGTTTATTTTGGACTAAACCTGATAAGTTTGATAAGTTGGACCAAAAGGGTCTTGCTTCTGTTCGCCGTGATTCATGTTCTTTGGTCTCTATTGTTATGaataaagttttgaagaaaattctaattgaaagaaatgtaGATGGTGCTTTAGCATTTGTGAGAGAAACTATAAATGATATTCTGCACAATAAAGTGGATATTTCGAAATTAATCATATCAAAAACATTAGCACCAAATTACACCAATCCACAGCCACACGCTGTATTGGCCGAACGTATGAAGAGGAGAGAAGGTGTTGGTCCAAACGTTGGTGACCGTGTAGATTATGTCATTATCGGTGGTAATGATAAACTTTATAATAGAGCAGAAGATCCGTTGTTCGTActagaaaacaatattCAGGTGGACTCACGCTACTACCTAGCTAATCAATTACAAAATCCAATCATTAGTATTGTTGCGCCTATTATCGGTGACAAGCAAGCAAACGGTATGTTTGTCGTTAAGTCCATCAAAATTAACACTGGTTCGCAAAAGGGAGGCTTAATGagtttcatcaaaaagGTCGAAGCATGTAAAAGTTGCAAAGGcccattgaaaaaaggtGAGGGTCCTCTTTGTTCAAACTGTCTAGCAAGATCTGGAGAACTGTACATCAAGGCATTATACGATGTCAGAgacttggaagaaaaatactcaAGGTTATGGACACAATGTCAAAGATGCGCAGGCAACTTGCATAGCGAGGTCTTGTGTTCAAATAAAAACTGTGACATTTTTTACATGCGTGTTAAGGTTAAGAAGGAGctgcaagaaaaagttgaCCAACTAAGCAAATGGTAA
- the DUN1 gene encoding serine/threonine protein kinase DUN1 (similar to Saccharomyces cerevisiae DUN1 (YDL101C); ancestral locus Anc_2.352) has protein sequence MCLATKREYSGEITDPSFKRQQRNNKPSSENACLGHLLNLIPGKEQRVEISNRNVTTIGRSRSCDVILNEPDISTFHAEFHLLKMDVDSFQRNLINVIDKSRNGTFINGNRLVKKDYILKNGDRIVFGKSCSFLFKYASSSSTDIENDDANANSEIRPYKDDNGVFKKPQKGITSSQNAITGSVTRKSSKTKPVSFFDKYLLGKELGSGHYALVKEAKNKKTGQQVAVKIFHAQQNDDQKKNKQFREETNILMRVQHPNIVNLLDSFVEPISKSQIQKYLVLEKIDDGELFERIVRKTCLRQDESKALFKQLLTGLKYLHEQNIIHRDIKPENVLLNITRRKNSSQVQLGPWDEDEIDIQVKIADFGLAKFTGEMQFTNTLCGTPSYVAPEVLTKKGYTSKVDLWSAGVILYVCLCGFPPFSDQLGPPSLKEQILQAKYAFYSPYWDKIDDSVLHLISNLLVLNPDERYNIDDAMNHPWFKDTQQQNSVSLELQRLQITDNKVPKTYSELSCL, from the coding sequence ATGTGTTTGGCTACCAAAAGGGAATACTCTGGTGAAATAACCGATCCTTCATTCAAGAGACAGCAGCGAAATAATAAGCCGAGCTCTGAAAATGCCTGTCTGGGCCATCTGCTAAACCTAATACCTGGTAAGGAGCAAAGAGTTGAAATATCAAATCGGAATGTTACTACTATTGGTAGAAGTAGATCATGCGACGTCATACTGAATGAACCTGATATCTCGACTTTCCATGCTGAGTTCCACCTGCTGAAAATGGATGTGGATAGCTTCCAGAGAAATTTGATCAACGTTATTGATAAGAGCAGAAATGGAACTTTCATTAATGGAAACCGTTTGGTAAAGAAAGATTATATACTCAAGAATGGCGACAGAATTGTCTTTGGTAAGAGTTGCTCCTTTTTATTCAAGTAcgcatcttcatcttctactgatattgaaaatgatgatgcaAACGCAAATTCAGAAATACGTCCATATAAGGATGACAACGGCGTTTTTAAAAAACCACAGAAAGGCATTACAAGTAGTCAAAATGCTATCACTGGGTCTGTTACCAGAAAATCAAGCAAAACAAAGCCTGTTTCGTTCTTTGATAAATACTTGTTAGGTAAAGAACTAGGTTCAGGGCATTATGCTCTAGTGAAAGAAgctaaaaacaaaaaaactgGACAACAAGTAGCAGTGAAGATATTTCACGCTCAGCAAAATGATGatcagaagaaaaacaaacaatttAGAGAGGAGACAAACATTTTAATGAGGGTACAACATCCAAATATTGTTAACTTATTAGATAGTTTTGTAGAACCAATCAGCAAATCTcagattcaaaaatatctggtactggaaaaaattgatgatggtgaaTTATTCGAAAGAATCGTTAGGAAAACATGTTTAAGACAAGACGAATCAAAAGCTCTATTTAAACAACTGTTAACTGGGTTGAAATATTTACATGAGCAGAACATCATTCACAGAGACATTAAACCAGAGAATGTACTGTTAAATATTACAAGGCGCAAAAATTCGAGTCAAGTCCAACTAGGCCCATGGGATGAAGACGAAATTGATATTCAAGTTAAAATAGCCGACTTTGGTTTAGCAAAATTTACAGGTGAAATGCAATTCACAAACACTCTTTGTGGTACACCATCCTATGTAGCTCCTGAGGTCCTTACAAAGAAAGGATATACGTCAAAAGTGGATCTCTGGAGTGCTGGTGTCATATTGTATGTCTGCTTATGCGGGTTTCCTCCATTCAGTGATCAATTGGGGCCACCTTCATTAAAAGAGCAGATCTTACAAGCTAAGTATGCGTTCTACTCTCCGTATTGGGATAAGATCGATGATTCTGTTCTGCATTTAATATCTAATCTTTTGGTCTTAAATCCCGACGAGAGGTacaatattgatgatgCTATGAACCACCCTTGGTTTAAAGACACACAGCAACAAAATTCAGTCTCATTGGAACTACAGCGTTTGCAAATTACCGATAATAAAGTACCCAAAACATACTCTGAATTATCCTGCCTCTGA
- the GET3 gene encoding guanine nucleotide exchange factor GET3 (similar to Saccharomyces cerevisiae GET3 (YDL100C); ancestral locus Anc_2.355) produces the protein MDLTVEPNLHSLINSTTHKWIFVGGKGGVGKTTSSCSIAIQMALNQPNKQFLLISTDPAHNLSDAFGEKFGKDARKVSGMNNLSCMEIDPSAALKDMNDMAVSRANANGNDGQGDDLGSLLQGGALADLTGSIPGIDEALSFMEVMKHIKRQEQGEGETFDTVIFDTAPTGHTLRFLQLPNTLSKLLEKFGEITNKLGPMLNSFMGAGNVDISGKLNDLKANVETIKQQFTDPDLTTFVCVCISEFLSLYETERLIQELISYDMDVNSIIVNQLLFAENDQEHNCKRCQARWKMQKKYLDQIDELYEDFHVIKMPLCAGEIRGLNNLTKFSQFLNKEYNPASDGKVIYELEDKE, from the coding sequence ATGGATTTAACCGTAGAACCTAATTTGCACTCCTTGATTAATTCAACCACTCACAAGTGGATTTTCGTTGGTGGTAAAGGTGGTGTTGGTAAGACTACATCATCATGTTCCATTGCGATCCAAATGGCGTTGAATCAACCCAATAAGCAATTCCTTTTGATTTCTACGGATCCTGCTCATAACCTAAGTGATGCATttggtgaaaaatttggcaAAGATGCCAGAAAGGTATCTGGAATGAATAATTTGTCATGTATGGAAATTGATCCATCCGCTGCTTTGAAAGATATGAACGACATGGCAGTTTCCCGGGCCAACGCCAATGGAAATGATGGCCAAGGTGATGACCTTGGAAGCTTACTACAAGGTGGTGCTCTTGCAGACTTGACTGGTTCCATTCCTGGTATCGATGAAGCTTTATCCTTCATGGAAGTCATGAAACACATCAAAAGACAAGAACAAGGCGAAGGTGAAACCTTCGATACTGTCATCTTTGACACTGCTCCAACCGGGCATACATTAAGATTTTTACAACTGCCAAACACTCTCTCCAAGCTTTTGGAGAAGTTTGGTGAAATTACTAACAAGTTGGGTCCAATGCTAAACTCCTTTATGGGCGCGGGTAATGTCGATATCTCTGGCAAATTGAACGATTTGAAAGCTAATGTAGAAACAATTAAGCAGCAGTTCACTGATCCTGATCTGACCACTTTTGTTTGCGTGTGTATCAGTGaatttttgtctttatACGAAACTGAAAGATTGATTCAAGAATTGATATCCTACGATATGGACGTCAATTCCATCATTGTAAACCAATTGCTATTTGCTGAAAACGACCAAGAACACAACTGTAAGAGGTGTCAAGCCAGATGGAAGATGCAAAAGAAATACCTGGACCAAATCGACGAATTATACGAGGATTTTCATGTCATCAAAATGCCATTGTGTGCCGGCGAAATCAGAGGATTAAATAACTTAACTAAGTTCTCACAATTTCTaaacaaagaatataaCCCTGCCTCTGATGGTAAGGTCATTTACGAGTTAGAAGATAAAGAATAG
- the BUG1 gene encoding Bug1p (similar to Saccharomyces cerevisiae BUG1 (YDL099W); ancestral locus Anc_2.356), translated as MSEQESDEAKRVKQLEEARKRVEELKKKKIKKSKGKKNKNSSVTSSVEPELPGSDDKPGEEHSQEQTEEVDSTKHENNIEDLEKNKDTEDTENKDIERVESDNSGVEGEETKEDSVMATPVEQDGARVTQKVEVQESTENDDIIIKSADVEKTIEPQEEKKESSCSPGTADDLFANDNDEESDFLTTIEKQKEEDELTKVRAELEELAQENKQLKFLNMDNETTVDDLQDQLQEKEDVINSLQNDLQSMTDELIATQQRLKEAEAKLARNSTPTPIQFADFNASSNNLTPSQSAKNCTTQMAHGNNAEVDRVMLDKWRHWNVDMTTWRSIGSGPIMEF; from the coding sequence ATGTCTGAGCAGGAGTCTGATGAAGCCAAACGTGTGAAGCAATTGGAAGAAGCTAGGAAGAGAGTGGaggaattgaagaaaaagaaaattaagaaaagtaaaggtaagaagaacaaaaatagCAGCGTCACTAGCTCTGTAGAACCAGAGCTTCCAGGTTCGGATGATAAACCAGGAGAAGAGCATTCACAGGAACAAACCGAGGAAGTTGATTCTACCAAACATGAAAACAACATTGAggatttggaaaagaataagGATACCGAAGATACTGAGAACAAAGATATAGAACGAGTTGAGTCAGACAATTCTGGGGTTGAAGGggaagaaacaaaagaagacagTGTTATGGCAACACCTGTAGAACAGGATGGCGCTAGAGTTACTCAAAAAGTGGAAGTTCAAGAATCTACAGAAAACGACGACATCATTATAAAATCGGCAGATGTCGAAAAAACTATAGAACCacaagaagagaagaaggaaTCTTCATGTTCACCTGGAACAGCAGATGATCTATTTGCGAATGATAACGATGAAGAGTCCGACTTCTTGACCACGattgaaaagcaaaaagaagaggatgagTTGACTAAAGTAAGGGCGGAACTTGAGGAACTCGCACAAGAGAATAAACAATTAAAGTTCTTGAACATGGATAATGAAACTACTGTCGATGATTTACAAGATCAGTTGCAGGAGAAAGAAGACGTGATAAATAGTTTACAAAACGATTTACAATCTATGACGGATGAACTAATCGCAACGCAGCAAAGGCTAAAGGAAGCAGAGGCTAAATTAGCGAGAAATTCCACGCCAACACCTATTCAATTTGCAGATTTCAATGCTTCAAGTAACAATCTAACTCCCTCACAGTCTGCAAAAAATTGTACTACGCAGATGGCTCATGGCAACAATGCGGAAGTGGACCGTGTTATGCTGGATAAATGGCGCCATTGGAATGTGGACATGACCACTTGGAGAAGTATTGGTTCAGGCCCAATAATGGAgttttga
- the SNU23 gene encoding U4/U6-U5 snRNP complex subunit SNU23 (similar to Saccharomyces cerevisiae SNU23 (YDL098C); ancestral locus Anc_2.359): MSNFGRRTWDREEYAEKAKSGYDGQSLKSTLTPSELQTLKSKYINYDHLIKGSLKDLNRRKLTTNTDSLSSSKKGKKFGFYCDICNLTFKDTLQYIDHLNHKLHAIKFETLFDEPLIIDTRDNDEVPQEEFEQCYYDLVKRFTDMRSTETRSKRKSFLRADVGKSKKAVRRPPIENESKVSQMMGFANFTTSKK; encoded by the coding sequence ATGTCGAATTTTGGCAGAAGAACCTGGGATAGAGAGGAATATGCTGAGAAGGCGAAAAGCGGTTATGACGGCCAATCCTTAAAGTCTACACTAACCCCGAGTGAATTACAAACTTTAAAATCCAAATACATAAACTACGACCATTTAATCAAGGGTTCACTCAAAGATCTAAATAGAAGAAAGCTAACAACAAATACGGACAGTTTATCATCCTCTaagaaaggaaagaagTTCGGGTTTTACTGTGATATTTGTAACTTGACTTTTAAAGACACGCTACAATACATTGATCATTTAAATCACAAATTGCATGCAATAAAATTTGAAACCTTGTTTGATGAGCCACTAATAATAGATACAAGGGATAATGATGAGGTACCGCAAGAGGAGTTCGAACAGTGCTACTACGATTTGGTGAAAAGATTCACCGACATGCGTTCTACAGAGACTCGgtcaaaaaggaaaagcTTCTTGAGGGCAGACGTGGGCAAGTCGAAGAAGGCTGTTCGTAGGCCCcctattgaaaatgaatctAAAGTTAGCCAAATGATGGGATTTGCCAACTTTACCACTTCTAAAAAATGA
- the RPN6 gene encoding proteasome regulatory particle lid subunit RPN6 (similar to Saccharomyces cerevisiae RPN6 (YDL097C); ancestral locus Anc_2.361), translating into MSVSSSKLEAARNLVSQKQYDEAEQIYLSLLDKDHSQSSTSAASVDDKRRNEQETSILELGQLYVTMGAKEKLREFIPHSTEYMMQFAKSKTVKVLKTLIEKFEQVPDSLDDQIFVCKKSIEFAKREKRVFLKHSLSIKLATLHYQKKQYKDSLALINDLLREFKKLDDKPSLVDVHLLESKVYHKLRNLAKSKASLTAARTAANSIYCPTQTVAELDLMSGILHCEDKDYKTAFSYFFESFESYHNLTTHNSYEKACQVLKYMLLSKIMLNLIDDVKNILNAKYTKETYQSRGIDAMKAVAEAYNNRSLLDFNTALKQYDKELMGDELTRSHFNALYDTLLESNLCKIIEPFECVEISHISKMIGLDTQQVEGKLSQMILDKIFYGVLDQGNGWLYVYETPNQDATYDSALELVGQLNKVVDQLFEKASVLY; encoded by the coding sequence ATGTCTGTGTCCAGTTCAAAATTAGAAGCCGCTAGAAATCTGGTCAGCCAAAAACAGTACGATGAGGCTGAGCAGATATATTTGAGCTTATTGGATAAAGACCACTCACAGAGCAGTACATCCGCTGCTAGTGTGGATGACAAGCGCAGAAATGAACAGGAGACAAGCATATTGGAATTGGGACAACTGTACGTGACTATGGGTGCGAAGGAAAAGTTGCGTGAGTTTATTCCTCATTCTACGGAGTATATGATGCAGTTTGCCAAATCCAAAACAGTGAAGGTATTGAAAACGTTGATTGAGAAATTCGAGCAGGTGCCGGACTCGCTGGACGATCAAATCTTTGTGTGCAAGAAGAGCATCGAATTCGCGAAGAGGGAGAAGAGAGTGTTTTTGAAGCATTCTCTATCGATTAAATTGGCTACATTACATTACCAGAAGAAACAGTACAAGGATTCATTAGCATTGATCAATGACCTGCTAAGGGAGTTCAAAAAGTTGGACGATAAGCCCTCCTTGGTGGATGTGCACCTTTTGGAAAGTAAAGTTTACCATAAACTGAGAAATTTAGCCAAGTCCAAGGCTTCATTAACTGCAGCAAGAACAGCCGCCAACTCCATATACTGTCCTACGCAAACTGTTGCAGAATTAGATTTGATGAGCGGTATCCTGCACTGTGAAGACAAAGATTACAAAACTGCATTTTCGTACTTTTTCGAGAGTTTTGAAAGTTACCACAATTTGACTACCCATAATTCGTATGAAAAGGCATGCCAGGTCTTGAAATACATGCTATTATCGAAGATCATGCTGAACCTTATTGATGatgtaaaaaatattctgaATGCCAAATACACAAAGGAAACGTACCAGTCCCGGGGTATTGATGCGATGAAAGCGGTTGCTGAGGCCTATAACAACAGATCACTTTTAGACTTTAACACGGCGTTAAAACAGTATGACAAAGAGCTGATGGGAGATGAGTTAACAAGGTCCCATTTCAATGCATTGTACGATACTCTATTAGAATCCAATTTGTGTAAGATTATTGAGCCGTTCGAGTGTGTGGAAATATCTCACATTTCCAAGATGATCGGTCTGGATACCCAACAAGTGGAGGGAAAACTCTCTCAGATGATACTAGACAAGATATTTTACGGTGTTCTGGATCAAGGCAATGGCTGGCTTTATGTCTATGAGACGCCGAATCAAGATGCTACGTACGACTCCGCATTAGAACTAGTCGGACAGTTAAATAAAGTTGTCGACCAACTGTTCGAGAAGGCAAGTGTCTTGTATTAA